Below is a genomic region from Heptranchias perlo isolate sHepPer1 chromosome 26, sHepPer1.hap1, whole genome shotgun sequence.
CTAaaacttttaaatgtttttttgctctgtttccagtttagttttctctctctatcctgctcctccctctcttccccccccccccaaattttcTCCGCTCCTCTTAagttgctgactcatgctggggtacaattccatgagTATTGGCTGCTCCTCGTGTGGAAGCCTAGATGTTGTGTTGGCATGCTTTTCAACTGTGGGGGTCATCACAACTGGGCCAAATCCTGTACTTGGCTGGTGCCTGGGACTGTACACTTTCCAgcggggggtcactggataagtgATTAGGAGCAGCAACTTTGGCTGATTTGTCCCTTCCAAGTCCAGGGCTGCTGAGGCAAATTGTAGAACCCCCTCACTGCATTATTGCAGATTGGGTAATTTAACCCAGATCAGGGACCAAATTGGGACTTTCTGGCCTCTGTGGCTAAATACCATGCTAGGCAGTGCATTTATCAGCTGACCCAGTGAAGAGTCTTATTGCATTTTCTTTTTTGGAGTCTGCTAATCTGCAGGTCCTCTTTCCCCTTTCCAAAATTGTACAAAATCCCCTGCATGAAGCATTGTGTGGAACGCAAGATGAAAAGCCCCAGGCATGAACCTGGGCCTGTTGGCAATTCATGTTGTGAAGGCATACGTGTTATGGTGCCCCCTATTAATGCAACCGATATATTCTATATTTAAAGAGCTGGTTGAGGCATTTATTACTGAAAGGTTGCCTGGGTTTGGTAACTGGGAATATGTCTAGTTAACGAAAGCTTGTGACAGGAAAACCAAGCTACTATTCATAGTCCTTCAGCTTGTTATCTTGGCAGGAAAGCCATATCTTCGAATGGTTACACCACGTGTTTGTCTAGCCCACTGAGTAAATACACTGCATGGTGAGCTAGTGAGTCATACTGACCGGACCCTTGGTGGAAAGTGCAGATGTCCAGTGAGGGTAGGATGGGGATCGGCTGTGGTGATTCCCTACCTGCTGACAGGCTCATGACTTCAGGAGAGGAtacaatgggggggggaggaaagagagagagatagagatgtgTTGGGTTTTTTCTTCACCTGATTCTATTTCAGCTCTTGATTATATTACATGTTACCAGATCCAGCTTCCATTTAGTCTTTGAGGCTGACACTACTCCCCAGTCTGCTGTTGAAGGGCAGCTGTTGTAACGACCTAATAAAATTTCCAGTttgcattcaatttttttttcccaattcTATTATAGTGCAAAATGGAGCAGTTCATCAAAAGGATGCACTAAACGATGACGATTTTGAGCCTTATCTGAGCACTCAGACCAGGCAGGTGAGTGTGCGAGAAATTTATTAGCAATTCATGCGGCAGGGGtcgagaggaaggaagaggataaTAATCGATCGGTTTTACAGCCTGAAACACTGGAGGCTGTGACGGGAGGAGGGGAATTCTCTATGATCTTACAGAATAAAATTGCCAATACCCCAGCACTAATggtgaatttaatttttttgggGGAACAGGGTTTCCTCAGTTAGGTGAGAATTTGCTAGGACTTGTAGGGCAAATAGGGGTGAATAGTGCCAATTTTCACAGCATGGTTTTTTCCCTCCAGTTTTTTTTTGCAACTGTCATGTGCACTCTGGTATTCACTACAGAGTTGGAAGTGTTTGCATTGTCTGGGCTGTCTATGGGTATTTTCAATGTTCCTGGATTTGTTGCTAGGGGTTATGGTAGATCGGTCCCCCTTCCGTGCTCTTTTTCATTTCCCTTCAACGTTTCATCTACAACCTGGCCTCTGCTCAGTTCCACTTAAGCAGCTGAGATTGGTAACTTGTCAttttcctgtgctcgctgacctacattggctcccctcCTCGTTCCCAattttcaaatacctccatggcctctcccctccctatctctgtaacctcctccagccctacaacgctccaagatctctgcgctcctccaattcttgtctcttgtgcatccctgatattttaatcgttccaccattggcggccgtgccttcagctgcctaggctcaaacctctggaattccctccctaaacctctccgcctctctacctccttttaacatgctccttaaaacctacctctttgaccaagcttttagtttaGTCTGAGAGACGgcatctccagcaatgcagcactctcagtactgcactggaatggctACTTAAATCCAGGAGTGAGGTTTGAACCTATGTTTTTCTGATCAGAAGCAAGGGTGCTACTAATGGAGTCAAACCATGTTGAGGACAGATACTTCACTGGTCTGATGAAGTTTGTATTGAGCCTTGATAGTCTCCTTGAGTGATTGTATCCTTCAGTATCCCATTTCCTTGTCTGCTTTCCAGAAGCTTTGCTGATGAATTCAGAGCTGCCCATTTGTTTTGAAGTTCTAACCAGTTCTAGAATATGAGAGCTCAGTAAGCAGAAGAGCTAATTTTTACATGGTAGTGCGTACAAACCCTTGGTGTAAAAACCTGAGGATTTAGTACCCATCCAGGCATATTTAGCTGTGTCTTTGGGAAGTCCAGTTCTGTGATTTATCTAGAAAACcaatttctctgcctctctccgccATTAATGGTCTTTAGCGATTTGATGTTAGAGAGGAGGAATAGGTGATCTGTTAGACGGTGGAAGCACCGCAGAGCTAATCAAACACTGAGGAGGGACAAAGCGCTGTTGAGGCATACCAGTTTAGTTATATCTAAACAAATAGAGGAGTGGCAGGATGAGAAGTGGTGGCTCTCATTGTTGGGTGCATTTTTCCCTCCCTGTCCTTGTCATTGTAACTTATGGAAACTTCTCCCAATGAGAAGAAGCTAAAACTGATTAAACTAATTTTGGTTTTCTAACCTGTGCATTTAAGCAGAGTCTTCAGTGTGTATAAAAgatatgactatatcaacaacaaaAAATCCCCACCCAGATATTTGAAACGTGTGCCTCAATGTTTGAGAGACATGCTAATGAGGTTGTGGTTACCTGGAATGAGAGGAATTAAAATGCAAACAAAGGGCAAGAGTGCTGGCAGGTCTTAAGATTAAAGCTTATTTGTCTATATTTCAACAAGCTCCTGTGTGTTGGATGCTGAGACAGAGAAACTTAAGGAGGGTAGATTAGAAAGATGTAGAGTCTGTTACAAAGGCTGGTTATTCCATTTCTGAAATGTTTTCTGAAAGCTCCCCTCCCCAGTAGCCTAGTCGGTAAACTCACTTAGCCACCCAGACCATAATGGCTATAGTTCAATTGTGGgactgcgctgagttagctgatcttagcagcACAAAAGGGGCTACAATTCCTAGGCTAGGGATAGGAAGAATCTGCTGAGGTTCCCACTCCTTTCTAGTGACCCCCTGCTGGTTGTGTGGACATTCAGTGAGGATTGGATTGGGTTCAGTTCTGATCATCAGGTGTGGAGTCAGCTTCCATATATGTCGATAACCTATGTCCCTGCCTCTCTGCTGCTTTCCATCACTCTCTGTTCTTGGGCTGCTGGTCTGATATCTAGTCTTGGATGATTCACAGCTTCCCCCAAGCTCAAAAtcaggaagaccaaagtcatcatCTTTagctcccaccacaaactcagCTTGCATGCCACTGATTCTCTGTCCCTGtggccctccctggccactgtttcggGCTCAACTAGACAATTGGAGCCTCGGTGTCCTGCTCAACCTCGTGATCCGCTTCAGACCCATATCCTATGTCACAAAGACCACTGAAtttcacctccacaacattgccttTGTCCTTACCCCAGTCTCTTAATTGCTGAAAGCCTCATGTGCTTTAGTCTCTTCCAAAACTGACTACTCCAACAGTCTCTTTACTGGCCTCCCTTTCTCCACCCATCATAACTTCTAGGTTGTCTAAAAGCTGGCTGCAAGCATCCTGACCCACTCACTCATTACTGCTGCCCTCAccaacctactttggctccctgtCCTCAATGGTATTCAATTTGAGGTCCTCATCCTtgaatccctccacggcctcatgTCACGCTAtccctgcaacctcctccagccctaaattcCGCCCCCCACACCTCACCCAtcactctgactctggccttttgtacatCTGCCCGCCCCCTTTGTACCACCATTGGTAGCAGAGCCTTCGACTGCCTGGTTCCTTTTCTTCGGAATTCTCTCCGTAATCCTTTCCATCTCTCCTTTTAAAAAGCTTCTCCCATCTTTTCAATCAATGTTTTGATCACTCCTCCCTTCTGGACTGCCCTAAGTTTTGGGTTTGTTATAGACACTTTGGGTTAGTCGCACTTGTAAGCGTTCCCCATGCCTCTTGTATGCCGCTGTAGACGTGCACAGCCCAATATGTACCTATATAATAGTATAACCCAGTGCTGCAATGGTAAATATCCACGTGTGATCTTCGTGGCTTATACACGTACCCCAGTCTTTTCGGAGCTGGACTGAGAAAATGTCAGGAAGATGAGACCAGATATGCATTtttaagctgttttatttcacagcCAGTGAACATATAGTGgattcacttaattcaatcaCTATAATTTATCTtagtgtaataatacaaaatagtgGATCTGCTACATTTCTCCACATCAGTGGATTGTCGTCTTGGACTACTAACTACAATGCTGCATTCTTCTTCTGATCATAGCCTGCCCTTCCAGATTCCTGTTTAAAACTTGACTGGTTTTGCAATCTTTGCTGGACCTGACTGCCAAAATATGGGTGTGTCTTCTGTTGCTACCTGTCCCTTGAGGAGTAGGGTCTTGGTTTCTGACTGGTCCACCTGTCCAGTGATTAGCAGTACTTCAGCGAATCAGGTCTGCTACCGCCTTCCCTGAAGCTGGCTTGTTGCAAAGCTCATCAGGAAGGgacattccaccccccccccccccccttccaggtgtGAATGTTTGCAGGGAGCACGTGAGGTGAGATAATAACTGCTTCTGATCATGGGTAGCAGTTTCAATGCCTGGCTTTAATACGCATTCTCCAAATGCAAGCAGCCTGTTACCATTTTTTCTAAACCAGTGCatattcactttgttttaaaacatgaCACTTAAACATAGCTCAATCCCAAAATCCTTTCCATGATTGCTAAACAATCAAAAATCCCGAGATGTGACACTGGCTCGTTGTCGGTTTTCTATGAAGTACCCTGGGGCGTTCTTTGTTAAAGGCCCTgtgtaaatggaagttgttgatgCCGCACATcgttgaatagcttgccaacactcattgGACTCGCACAAAATGACTGGTCACTTTCTGGCCCTCATGTTGTACTTTTTTGATGCCTTTGAGAGGAAAGGGGGATAAGCATGGGTGTACCGATGCCCCTTCCCGGTCAGTTATCTGGGAGTGGGTGGAGTGGGATAATAGAGGCACCAGATGAAAGACGAGTTTATAGGAGTCcatttttgtttaaatgtttGACAATTTCATTTGTTGGGAAGTTGATGACTATTCAATCCTTCAGTTATTAGTGGGACAAAATTGGAAATCCCAAGCtatatttttttccctccaaatAAAGTAGCAGTTCTTTGTTCTGTTTTGCCAGCAACTGGTGCAATGATTCCTCCTTTTGATTCTCAATTTTTCAAATGAACACTTACTGGGAGTTGTGGCAGCAGGATTGAATAGAAGGGTTGTGCCATTTCTCTATTACAGTCTTGTAATTATAATGCAGTATAATTGTGCATATAGTTTGGGCTTCAGCAATTGAACAAAGACTACATTTGTGTACTTCTATGGAGACATTTATAGCCAAATTACATTACAGAATTTTAAAACTACTTAGTCAAGCAAAGTCCTTTTAAgctatttataaaaaaaattaggtTCTTTGTAGTTAGATGAATCTTTGTTCCCTTTGTCTCATGCTGAGCCATTCATTgtaaagtgattttttaaaaaaccttttgtATGTTCTGCAATATTTGCTTCCGTTTATCTGTCATTTCTCGCAATTAATTGGGTTTATGTGGTCTCAatattgtgtgtggggggggggggggtgaagaaagaATTTAACTTCTTTAATAAGTGTTCGTGTTTGTCTAGATGAGGGATATTAGTGCAAAGGAATGGAACTTTTCCTAAATCAGGCACCCATTGTCAACATCCAATGCTCTCAGCTTGGGTATAGCACAGCCAGATGTAAAGTTCCCTCAACTCTGCCTCAACAACGTAGTTCAGCTCCTACCTCAGAAGAGTATCCCCTAATGTACTGGTGAAGTTTTTCCTATTTGCTGCACCAGCCATTCTACAGACGGAGTAAGATTGACAATTAGTGCTTAATTAGTGACTATTGAGTGGCCACCTTCACTTCGCAACGGACAGGTGCAGACAGAAGAGATTTTAATCCTATCGGTCTACGCAGTGTTTAGCCCAATGCACCATCCAGTAACCTGATGGAACTTTCAGGCTAGGTATAGCTTGTCAATATAATTGCTTGTCTTATAAATATGTTTTTACGAGGACTGACTAAATCTTTGTTGCAGTGTCATTGTAAGTTTTAATTCAGATTGATACCACTAATGGTCTGAATGTTAAATCTCCACTGCTAATATATGTCCTTTGCATTATAATTGTAGTCAAATTTATTTTTCATCTGGTATAATTGCACCATGTTGTTAGCGTATTTGAATAAAATGTTAAAGTTCAATTTAATCATTTTTTAAACTGATTTTGAGAGAAAAGCCCAAGATTCAGCATTAAGGGGTAACTGTGGTACAGTCCTGGGATTTAAATATAAATCAGAAATCCACTGCTAATATGTTGAAAAATTCTGAAAGTTCTTCATGATGTCACTGGGAGCTTGATAAAGTATATTGGCAAGTGTGTGAATTTTGTATTTACTTATGAACATAGCAAATGTCCAGTGTGGGTAAGAGCAATTTGAGCTGAGTATCATAAGAACtgtatcactctctccatctattGGCCTTGGTGCCATTTTTCCTACATCATATCGTTACCAGTACGTCAGAGAAGCCTTAATATTTGCAGTATTAATATATCAGCTCAAATTGTTTCCATAACCAGTGACAGGCCTATAACCAGCAGTACTTCACCTTGACATTCAGCCAAAAATGCTTCCTCCACAAAAAATCCAATTGTGGCCAGGGGATAGTAGTGTTGACAGTTAAGTGGATACATGTGAAAACGTCACACACCTACCTTAATGCATTGTGAAAATCCTGGTGACAGCACTGAACACTTCAGTTGCTTTCTGGCAGTTGTGGGCTGAATTTTGGAAGTTTATTTAGACTTTTATGGTACTCAGTACTTGAACTCTATGCCACTTCTTTCATTActgaatttttaattttatttacagAACAATACCTACACTGCCATGTCTGACTCCTACCTGCCAAGTTACTATAGTCCATCTATAGGGTTCCAGTATTCATTAAGTGAGGCTGCCTGGTCTACAGGAGGGGATCCACCTATGCCCTATCTGACATCGTATGGACAGCTGAGTAACGGAGAGCATCACTTTCTACCGGATGCAATGTTTGGGCAGCCAGGGACTTTGGGGAACACTCCTTTCCTGAGCCAGCATGGGTTTAACTTCTTTCCTAGTGGTGTGGACTTCTCAGCTTGGGGGACCAGCAGTTCTCAGGGACAGTCCACTCAAAGCTCAGGCTATAGCCCCAGCAGCTACGCCTACCCTCCTAGCTCTCTGGGTGGAGCTATGATGGAGGGACAGTCAGCTTTTGCCAACGAGACGCTGAATAAAGCACCAGGTATGAATAGTATTGACCAAGGTATGGCAGGACTGAAGATAAGCGGCGGTGAGGTCGCTAGTAACGTATCTAAAATGGTAGGTTCTGCTGTTGGGAGCAATCCTATATCGACTATTTCAAATAATGCGATACCTTCTAATCCCATGCCACCAACCACTATCGCTCCCCCAAAACCAACTTCATGGGCGGACATTGCAAGCAAGCCAGCGAAACCCCAACCCAAGAAGGCAAAAGGTGGGTCTAGTGGGCCATCCCTTCCACCACCTCCGATTAAGCATAATATGGATATTGGTACCTGGGATAACAAGGGGACTGTGGCCAAAAGTGCTCCCCAGCCGCCAACTCAAGCCACCGGCCAGCAACAAGGCCAGCCACCTCCGCAGCCAGTGAACCAACAGGTGGTGAACATGCAGCCTCAGCAGGTGTCCTCGGGGCAGCAACAGGTGCAGCCGCAGCCGGTGCAGCAACAGCCTCAACCAAACCGCTGGGTCGCACCCCGCAACCGCGCAGCTGGCTTTGGCCAAAATGGAGTGGATGCTGGAGGTGTTGGGCTGGTGCATGGGAATTCAAATTCTGCCTCCGCTGAAGCACATCCAGTCTTGGAGAAATTGAGGTCCGTCAACAACTATAACCCTAAGGATTTTGACTGGAACCCCAAACACGGACGAGTTTTCATCATTAAGAGCTACTCCGAGGATGACATCCATCGCTCTATAAAATATTCCATTTGGTGTAGTACCGAGCATGGCAACAAGAGACTGGACGGGGCCTACCGTACCATGAACGGCAAAGGCCCCGTTTACCTCTTGTTCAGCGTCAACGGGAGTGGCCACTTCTGTGGTGTCGCCGAGATGAAGTCAACTGTGGACTACAACACTTGTGCTGGGGTGTGGTCTCAGGACAAGTGGAAGGGACGGTTCGACGTGAGGTGGATATTTGTGAAGGACGTGCCCAATAGTCAACTGCGGCACATTCGCCTGGAAAACAATGAGAATAAACCTGTCACCAACTCCCGAGACACTCAGGAGGTGCCCTTGGAAAAAGCCAAGCAGGTTCTGAAAATTATTGCCAGTTACAAGCATACGACCTCCATCTTTGATGACTTTTCTCATTACGAAAAACgtcaagaggaggaggagtgtgttaAAAAGGTTGGTCACACTAAAAAATGTTAATTGGAAGATTGTAATATGCTGAAAATTGTCCAACTTGAAaagtccctgcaaatttttgagtacagtgtgttttttttccccatataTATACAAAATCCTGTTCACTTAAACCCTGTTGATCCTAATTCAGTCTGAATTGATGGCGTCTAGAATTAGATTGATCTAAGAATAGAATTTCAGTAAACATTATGGGAGGGATGCAAAATTTCCAGTGTCCACTTGAACTGTGACTCCTCTCCCCAGCAGTGCCATTATAGATTTTGACCTTCCAAACTTGGGTAGAGACTGGAAAGCATTTGGAGTTGTGACAGTAGAATGAAGCGTTGAGAGAAATTTAAGGCGATGAATTCAGAGTGTCGCACAAGAAGTTTTATCGTACAATAAAGTGTATTGGCTTGAATGTGATTTTTTCTTTTCACTATAATAGTTTGCAACATAAGGCTAGTGACAACACTGGCCAAACTAATTTGGGATTTGAGCCTGGTCACTTGCACAGTTTAATGAATGCTGTGGGTAAATTGGTTTAAAGATTTGGGATGCTACTCCTGCCCTAGCTTAAAGATACATTGCCCGCAGATATTTCCCCACTAATGCTAGTGTGCATTTTGCTCTGCTGCCATTTATAGCGACCAGAAAAATGTACCAAATAGCCATAAAGACCCTCTGAAATCTGGGGCGGGGAGCGGTGGGAGTTGGTGCAGTGAGTTATTCTCTGGATTTTCGCCACTGGGACTTGGATCCAAGTCCAGCACAGACTGATGGGC
It encodes:
- the LOC137342738 gene encoding YTH domain-containing family protein 2-like, yielding MSATSVLDQRPKGQGNKVQNGAVHQKDALNDDDFEPYLSTQTRQNNTYTAMSDSYLPSYYSPSIGFQYSLSEAAWSTGGDPPMPYLTSYGQLSNGEHHFLPDAMFGQPGTLGNTPFLSQHGFNFFPSGVDFSAWGTSSSQGQSTQSSGYSPSSYAYPPSSLGGAMMEGQSAFANETLNKAPGMNSIDQGMAGLKISGGEVASNVSKMVGSAVGSNPISTISNNAIPSNPMPPTTIAPPKPTSWADIASKPAKPQPKKAKGGSSGPSLPPPPIKHNMDIGTWDNKGTVAKSAPQPPTQATGQQQGQPPPQPVNQQVVNMQPQQVSSGQQQVQPQPVQQQPQPNRWVAPRNRAAGFGQNGVDAGGVGLVHGNSNSASAEAHPVLEKLRSVNNYNPKDFDWNPKHGRVFIIKSYSEDDIHRSIKYSIWCSTEHGNKRLDGAYRTMNGKGPVYLLFSVNGSGHFCGVAEMKSTVDYNTCAGVWSQDKWKGRFDVRWIFVKDVPNSQLRHIRLENNENKPVTNSRDTQEVPLEKAKQVLKIIASYKHTTSIFDDFSHYEKRQEEEECVKKERQGRVK